One Natrinema longum genomic window, GCGAGACCGACGTTTCCCACATGCAGTCGGTCGTCACCCAGATGGCCGACATCCTCTACCCGCAACTCGAGGAGCCGAAACCGACCGTGATCCCGGTCGGCCCGGACCAGGATCCCCACGTCCGGCTGGCCCGTGACCTCGCCGAGCGAATGCGCTTTTTCAAGGTCTCGAAGGCCTACGCGAGCTTCGAACTCGACGACGACGAGCGCACACTCGTCGCCGACTTCTACGAGCGACTCGACCCCGCCGACTTCGACGACGATACCCTTCGGTGCGTCCACGTCGCCGAGGCGCTCGAGGAGACGCCGCTGTCGGACCTGGACGTAAGCGCGGACGCGCTGAGTTCGGCCCTGACGAAATTGAACGAAGCCGGCATGGAGCCGGTCCGCCACCGGACCCGCTTTTTCGATCGGCGGGCGACCGACGACGCCTTCGACGCGCTGATCGACGCCATCGAGGGCGAGAAACGGGTCTACGAGAGCCACGTCGACGCCTTCGAGATCGACCGCGCCGCGGCCGAGGAACTCGCCCGGGAGGTCGAGGTCGACAACGGCGGCTACGGCTTTCAGCCCCCCTCGTCGATCTATCACCGCTTTATGACCGGGCTGACCGGCGGCAAGATGTCCTCCTCGATCCCGGCGAGCCACATCTCGCTGCTCGACGATCCCGAAGACGGCTACGACAAGGTCAAGGCGGCGACGACCGGCGGCCGCGAGACCGCCGAGGAACAACGCGAGAAGGGCGGAAAGGCCGACGAGTGTCCCGTCTACGAACTCTACGCCTATCTGCTGGCCGGGGACGACGACGAGTTCGCAAAACGGGTCTACGACGAGTGCGTCGGCGGCGAACGGCTCTGTGGCGACTGCAAGGAGCAGGCAGCCCAGCTCATGCGGGAGTTCCTCGCGGAACACCAGGAGAAACGCGAGGAGGTCGAAGACCTGCTCGAGGACGCCGATATCGAACTCGAGTCACCGCGACGGTGACCGAGCGCGGAGACGGCGCTCGAATCCGAGGACGGTGCTCGGTCGTGCTCAATCGATCTCGGTAGCGTCGGTGAATTCGAACCGAGCGCCGCCGGCGGCGCTCTCGACGAGCCGGAGCTCCCAGCCGTGTGCCTCAGCGATCGTCTCGACGATCGCGAGGCCGAACCCGGTCCCAGTGGACGTCGTCGAATAGCCGTTGTCGAACACGCGCTGGCGTTCGTCCGGCGGGATCCCGCGACCGTCGTCCTCGACGTAGAACCCGTCGTCGAGTCCGCCGACGGTGACCGTGATCTCATCGTCGCCGTGTTCCGTGGCGTCCTGTCGGGTCTGCGAGTCGGGGTTCGTGGGGCCGTGTTCGATGGCGTTTCGGAACAGGTTCTCCAGCAGCTGGCGCGCTCGTCCCTCGTCGGCGTGAATCGTCACCGAACCGTCGAATCGAAGGGACCCAGCGTTCGTTTCGACGGTTCGCCAGCAGTCGGCCGCGAGCCGTTGTAGATCGACGGCCGCGAGCGAGTCGACGTGCTCGCCCTGTCGTGCGAGGGCCAACAGGTCCTCGATGAGTCCGTCCATTCGGTCGATCGCGTCACGGCAGTGATCGAACTGTTCCGCATCGCCCGTTTCCGCGGCCATCTCCAGCGAGCCCGCGAGGACGTTCAACGGGTTCCGGAGGTCGTGGCTCACGATGCTGGCGAACCGCTCGAGTTGGTCGTTCGTGCGCTCGAGTTCGCGCTCGCGTCGCTTGCGTTCGGTGATGTCGTGGGCGGAGGCGATGAGCGAAACCACGTCGTCCTCGTCGTTCGTGACCGGACGGATCGTCCCGACGACGGTGAACGTATCGGCCTCCTTGCCGGCGTGTTCGCGCTCGTATTCGACGTATTCGCCGTTCGCCGCGCGGTCGATCCACCGACGGAGGTCCTCCCTTGCGCCGTCGTCCCACCAGGGCGTCTCCCAGAACGGCTCGCCCCGTATCGCCGCGTGGTCGGACTCGACGTACGTCATCGCGGTCCGGTTGACCCGACGGACCGTCCCGTCGGGATCGAGCAGTGCGGCGAGCATCTTCGGGTCCTCGAAGACGGCCTCGAATCGTCGTTCGGACCGCTGTAACTCCCGTCTTCGATCGTCGAGTTCGGTGATATCCCGTCCCTCCGGGACGAGCAGCGTTACGGTTCCCTGTTCGTCCCGAACGGGACGGATCGAAAAGTCGATGATCGCGGTTTCGTCCGCGCCCTGTACTTCGATCTTCCGGCGGACGAACTCACCGCCGGCGGCCCGTTCGACGTCCGCTTTCGTCTGCCGCTGGAGTGACTCCGAACGACGGAACCAGTAGGCCTCCCAGATGGGGGTTCCGATGACCGCGTCACGGTCGATGCCGCCGAACTCGAGCGCGGCGTCGTTGGCCTCGATCACCGTCCCGTCGGGCTCGAGCAATCCCGTGAACTGGTAGGTTCGGTTGAAGATCGATTCGTACCGGTCGTCTCCCGCCCCGTCCGTGACGGCGGGAACGGAGCCGGAGGGGCTGCCGTCGGGGTCGTCGCTGGAGTCGACGCGACCGTGCTGACTCCCGGACCGGTCGACACGATGGCGATCCCCGTCTCGCTGGGCCGAGGCCGACTGTCGGTTTCGTAAGGCGAGCGATTGACGCCGACGGACGAGCAGGGACTGCAGTCGACGCCGGAAGGTCGCGCTATCGAGTGGCGTCCGGAGGACCGCATCGACGAGTATCGGGTCGTCGCTGGTGTGGGGATCCGGCAGCGACATCGCATCCGCTCGCGGATCGCAACGTATCACTACGACGGGGCAAAACGCCGGTCGTCGGGCGCGCCGTCGCAACTCCGACTCGTACGTGGCAAAGCGGTCGGCCTCGACGACGACCAGATCCGCATCCGAAACGGATCGGTCGGTCGTGAGTTCGTACCGGTCGGTCAGCAGGTCCCGGACCGTCGTTCGACACCCGTCGTCCCCGATCAGTAGCTGTATCGTCTCGCAATCGTCGGGTCGCCGTTGGATCGTCTCCTCGTCGTGTGACGTCCGTTCGGTCATGGAGCGCCGAGACGTCGGTTCGACTCGTTCGCGAACCGTCCTCGAGAGAGCCGTCGATTCTCACCCCATCGTTCGGCACGGCCGCTTTCCCAGCCCGGAATCCGAGCGAGATACCCCTTCGAATCGGTCATCGTCGGTGTAGACGGAATCGAGCGTCTTGGACGTTGTGGCAGCGACCCCCCCGGAGTGACCGGTCGTCGAGCGGCGACTCGCGGAGACGTCGGCTGTGCTCGCGGTGACGGGTCCGTGTCTGACGAA contains:
- a CDS encoding sensor histidine kinase encodes the protein MTERTSHDEETIQRRPDDCETIQLLIGDDGCRTTVRDLLTDRYELTTDRSVSDADLVVVEADRFATYESELRRRARRPAFCPVVVIRCDPRADAMSLPDPHTSDDPILVDAVLRTPLDSATFRRRLQSLLVRRRQSLALRNRQSASAQRDGDRHRVDRSGSQHGRVDSSDDPDGSPSGSVPAVTDGAGDDRYESIFNRTYQFTGLLEPDGTVIEANDAALEFGGIDRDAVIGTPIWEAYWFRRSESLQRQTKADVERAAGGEFVRRKIEVQGADETAIIDFSIRPVRDEQGTVTLLVPEGRDITELDDRRRELQRSERRFEAVFEDPKMLAALLDPDGTVRRVNRTAMTYVESDHAAIRGEPFWETPWWDDGAREDLRRWIDRAANGEYVEYEREHAGKEADTFTVVGTIRPVTNDEDDVVSLIASAHDITERKRRERELERTNDQLERFASIVSHDLRNPLNVLAGSLEMAAETGDAEQFDHCRDAIDRMDGLIEDLLALARQGEHVDSLAAVDLQRLAADCWRTVETNAGSLRFDGSVTIHADEGRARQLLENLFRNAIEHGPTNPDSQTRQDATEHGDDEITVTVGGLDDGFYVEDDGRGIPPDERQRVFDNGYSTTSTGTGFGLAIVETIAEAHGWELRLVESAAGGARFEFTDATEID
- a CDS encoding tryptophan--tRNA ligase, with the protein product MTGDDPLEEESGEPTTGEPLTDGGAAGADDMALDPWGSSSVSDYRKLFEEFGIEEFDEILEQVPNPHYLMRRGVIFGHRDYRPVAQALQNDEPAAVLSGFMPTGDPHIGHKLVFDEIIWHQEQGADAYGLIADLEANSARGLSWDEIDEHARNYLLSLLALGFDPEEGELYRQSTNREVQDLAFDLGAEANFSEFQAIYGFDGETDVSHMQSVVTQMADILYPQLEEPKPTVIPVGPDQDPHVRLARDLAERMRFFKVSKAYASFELDDDERTLVADFYERLDPADFDDDTLRCVHVAEALEETPLSDLDVSADALSSALTKLNEAGMEPVRHRTRFFDRRATDDAFDALIDAIEGEKRVYESHVDAFEIDRAAAEELAREVEVDNGGYGFQPPSSIYHRFMTGLTGGKMSSSIPASHISLLDDPEDGYDKVKAATTGGRETAEEQREKGGKADECPVYELYAYLLAGDDDEFAKRVYDECVGGERLCGDCKEQAAQLMREFLAEHQEKREEVEDLLEDADIELESPRR